Proteins from one Gaiellales bacterium genomic window:
- a CDS encoding MBG domain-containing protein: MIPPVAIHRRLAVLLLALVATLAFPAVAGAMVDTDVTAPATPTVWTDKADYNPGATVTLSGAGWAPGEAVRVVVNDSDGQTWSYTDDVTASDLGELTDQFTLPTWFVATYTVAATGESGDTVTTSFTDGNLNFKQATADTTPPAAAWSVDWSRYSDASCTVVKQSGSGTATYTGSVLSGGSEPGVGNNQSAQPAGVTAPTGFAFTYWSDSATSTTPVTGAGLCRQGPNPPTLYAHFRPTIVSTSTTVATSGSPSTYGGQVTFTATVTPASGPAATGTVAFTDGATTLCAAAPLSGSGRAACQTSSLLSTASPHTITATYSGSSTLSASSGTVQQAVGKATLTVTANAAGKTYGDANPAFSTGLSGFVNGDTSSVVSGTASCSSTATGMSGAGTYPITCTQGTLSAANYTFTFVNGTLTVGRRPLTVTAQSTSRAYGDPNPALAAALAGFVNGDTDMTAIAGSAACTTAATATSGVGSYPVTCSAGTLASANYSFGPFVPSSLTVTKAPLTVTADDQTRTYGDPNPALTGTITGAKNGDDLVDSYT, translated from the coding sequence ATGATCCCTCCGGTCGCCATCCACCGCCGCCTCGCCGTCCTCCTGCTCGCGCTGGTCGCGACGCTCGCCTTCCCGGCCGTGGCCGGCGCGATGGTCGATACCGATGTAACCGCGCCCGCGACGCCGACGGTGTGGACCGACAAGGCGGACTACAACCCGGGGGCCACCGTCACGCTTTCCGGCGCGGGCTGGGCCCCGGGCGAGGCGGTTCGCGTCGTGGTCAACGACAGCGACGGCCAGACCTGGAGCTACACGGACGACGTGACGGCCTCCGACCTCGGCGAGCTCACCGACCAGTTCACGCTGCCCACGTGGTTCGTGGCCACCTACACGGTGGCGGCGACCGGGGAATCCGGAGACACCGTCACGACGTCGTTCACGGACGGCAATCTCAACTTCAAACAGGCCACTGCGGACACGACGCCGCCGGCCGCCGCCTGGTCGGTGGACTGGTCGCGCTACAGCGACGCCAGCTGCACGGTGGTCAAGCAGAGCGGATCCGGGACGGCGACGTACACCGGCTCGGTGTTGAGCGGCGGCTCCGAGCCGGGCGTCGGGAACAACCAGTCGGCTCAGCCCGCCGGGGTGACCGCGCCGACGGGGTTCGCGTTCACGTATTGGTCGGACTCGGCCACAAGCACGACGCCGGTGACCGGAGCCGGCCTTTGCCGCCAGGGCCCGAACCCCCCGACGCTGTACGCGCATTTCCGGCCGACGATCGTCTCCACGTCGACCACGGTGGCCACGAGCGGCAGCCCGAGCACATACGGCGGTCAGGTCACCTTCACCGCAACCGTGACCCCGGCGAGCGGGCCGGCGGCGACAGGAACCGTCGCCTTCACGGACGGGGCAACCACCCTGTGCGCAGCGGCCCCGCTGAGCGGCTCGGGCCGTGCGGCCTGCCAGACGTCGTCGCTCCTGTCCACCGCCAGCCCTCACACGATCACGGCGACCTACTCGGGGTCGTCCACCCTGTCCGCGAGCTCCGGGACGGTCCAGCAGGCGGTCGGCAAGGCCACGCTCACGGTGACTGCGAACGCCGCCGGCAAGACCTACGGCGACGCCAACCCGGCGTTCTCGACCGGCCTCTCCGGGTTCGTCAACGGCGACACCTCCTCGGTGGTGTCGGGCACCGCCTCCTGCTCGAGCACCGCGACGGGCATGTCGGGCGCCGGGACGTACCCGATCACGTGCACCCAGGGCACGCTCAGCGCCGCCAACTATACGTTCACCTTCGTCAACGGCACGCTGACCGTCGGCCGGCGCCCGCTGACGGTGACCGCGCAGAGCACGTCTCGCGCGTACGGCGATCCCAACCCGGCGCTCGCGGCCGCGCTCGCCGGGTTCGTGAACGGCGACACGGACATGACCGCCATCGCCGGATCGGCGGCATGCACCACCGCGGCGACCGCGACCTCTGGCGTGGGGAGCTACCCGGTGACCTGCAGCGCCGGCACGCTGGCATCGGCGAACTACAGCTTCGGTCCGTTCGTTCCCAGCAGCCTCACGGTCACGAAGGCGCCGCTGACCGTCACGGCCGACGACCAGACCAGGACCTACGGCGACCCCAACCCGGCCCTGACCGGCACCATCACCGGCGCGAAGAACGGCGATGACCTCGTCGACAGCTACAC
- a CDS encoding ABC transporter permease, which produces MRRRRRIFTAKRGFAAWAMVVFAFLYVPIAVVVIFAFNGPSPTSLAGYHGSDVCNLPPTRLGNIAVWNEFETCWFRAGLNDSTYIPAIKTSLRIAAEAAIIATALGLGAALALARMKRRWRIPFDILVYLTLVVPEIVIAVASLVFFVQARQNFAFFPQLGSTTILLGQIVFNASLAMLIIRARFVGMGDKLEEAAYDLGSGPFSTFRQVTLPRLMPAVIAAALLSFTFSFDDFVLPNFLNGTTNTWPIVLYSAVRFGITPAVNALATLILLATGIFVLVVVLVLRRSRVVEPADSGGLGNLLGLG; this is translated from the coding sequence GTGCGTAGGCGGCGCCGGATCTTCACGGCCAAGCGCGGCTTCGCTGCCTGGGCGATGGTCGTGTTCGCGTTCCTGTACGTGCCCATCGCCGTCGTGGTCATCTTCGCGTTCAACGGCCCTTCGCCGACGTCGCTGGCGGGGTACCACGGCTCGGACGTCTGCAACCTGCCGCCGACGCGGCTCGGCAACATCGCCGTCTGGAACGAGTTCGAGACGTGCTGGTTCCGCGCGGGGCTGAACGACTCGACGTACATCCCGGCGATCAAGACCAGCCTCCGCATCGCAGCCGAGGCGGCGATCATCGCGACCGCCCTCGGCCTCGGTGCCGCGCTTGCGCTCGCCCGCATGAAGCGGCGCTGGCGGATCCCGTTCGACATCCTCGTCTACCTGACGCTCGTCGTTCCCGAGATCGTGATCGCGGTGGCGTCGCTCGTGTTCTTCGTGCAGGCGCGCCAGAACTTCGCCTTCTTCCCGCAGCTCGGGAGCACCACCATCCTGCTCGGGCAGATCGTCTTCAACGCGTCGCTCGCCATGCTGATCATCAGGGCCCGGTTCGTCGGCATGGGCGACAAGCTCGAGGAGGCGGCGTACGACCTCGGGTCGGGGCCGTTCTCGACGTTCCGGCAGGTGACGCTGCCGCGGCTGATGCCGGCCGTGATCGCCGCGGCGCTCCTCAGCTTCACGTTCTCGTTCGACGACTTCGTGCTGCCGAACTTCCTGAACGGCACGACGAACACCTGGCCGATCGTGCTCTACTCGGCCGTCCGCTTCGGCATCACCCCGGCGGTGAACGCGCTGGCGACGCTCATTCTGCTGGCGACGGGGATCTTCGTCCTCGTGGTCGTGCTCGTGCTGCGGCGCAGCCGCGTCGTCGAGCCGGCCGACTCCGGCGGACTGGGAAACCTGCTCGGCCTCGGCTGA